One Opitutia bacterium DNA segment encodes these proteins:
- a CDS encoding zinc-binding dehydrogenase, translated as MKALRLVAPHRPVELHDVSPPTPGPDDVLIRVHAAGICHSDAHYRNGIANFDGLLPLTLGHEVAGTVAELGANIRSLARGQRVCVHYLATCGTCAWCAGGHEQFCGTGKMIGRHRDGGMAEFIVMPAASVFPLPDEISFAHGAVMMCSSATALHALRKARLAPGETVAIFGIGGLGASAVQLARALGAGRVFAVDLNADKLALAERFGATPVSARTSDPVAEIRRATGGRGVDVALELVGLPQTIQQSVRVLGKLGRAALAGLTRAPLGVDPYHEVINQEAEIIGVSDHLATEIPDLLRFAADGRLQLDPIVTRRVALDAAAINSVLDDLDRFGSAARTVIEIA; from the coding sequence ATGAAAGCCCTCCGACTCGTCGCCCCGCATCGCCCGGTCGAACTCCACGACGTCTCCCCGCCCACGCCCGGCCCCGACGACGTGCTGATCCGCGTCCACGCCGCCGGCATCTGCCACTCCGACGCGCACTATCGGAACGGCATCGCCAATTTCGACGGCCTCCTGCCGCTCACCCTCGGCCACGAAGTCGCCGGCACCGTCGCCGAACTCGGCGCCAACATCCGCTCGCTCGCTCGCGGCCAGCGCGTCTGCGTGCACTACCTCGCCACCTGCGGCACGTGCGCGTGGTGCGCGGGCGGACACGAGCAATTCTGCGGCACCGGCAAAATGATCGGCCGCCACCGCGACGGCGGCATGGCGGAATTCATCGTCATGCCCGCCGCGAGCGTGTTTCCGTTGCCCGACGAAATCTCCTTCGCTCACGGCGCCGTGATGATGTGCTCGTCGGCCACCGCGCTCCACGCGCTGCGCAAGGCCCGCCTCGCGCCCGGCGAGACCGTGGCGATCTTCGGCATCGGCGGTCTCGGAGCCTCCGCCGTGCAACTCGCGCGCGCCCTCGGCGCCGGCCGCGTCTTCGCCGTCGACCTCAACGCCGACAAACTCGCCCTCGCCGAACGCTTCGGCGCCACGCCCGTGAGCGCCCGCACGAGCGACCCCGTCGCCGAGATCCGCCGCGCCACCGGCGGCCGCGGCGTCGACGTCGCGCTCGAACTCGTCGGCCTGCCGCAAACCATCCAGCAATCCGTCCGCGTCCTCGGCAAACTCGGCCGCGCCGCGCTCGCCGGCCTCACGCGCGCTCCGCTTGGCGTCGACCCTTACCACGAGGTTATCAATCAGGAGGCCGAGATCATCGGCGTCTCCGATCACCTCGCCACGGAAATCCCCGACCTGCTCCGCTTCGCCGCCGATGGCCGCCTGCAACTCGACCCCATCGTCACGCGTCGCGTCGCGCTCGACGCCGCCGCCATCAACTCCGTCCTCGACGACCTCGACCGTTTCGGCAGCGCCGCGCGCACCGTCATCGAGATCGCCTGA